Proteins from a genomic interval of Rhodothermus marinus:
- a CDS encoding flagellar biosynthesis protein FlhF has product MKLHTLTAPSIQAALLEARRRFGDDVVLLESVPAQGDQPARVTIMVDERQETERLPFGYAGTSRLARRAGASATTTDTAVLTVERGNGGPPRPSGNRAHLDRRGQLFPAETSAASTSASPVPAHLADQLERLHRRLERLERQLGGALVGASHRWLGHPLAGELLRQGLQPSTVIRLFDRLVAQGFDPEQPDEQLRWALAREMRHQLAPSTPRPLQGPQVVIGPAGAGKTTLLLKLARHAGFFGRRMTAVLVLLPEDADSQPYLSPVELYRRFGLPVQTVATPQEMTAALRRVQGFDQILIDTPSLPLQEAPARRLLLHMRQLLTPVLPLQVLFCLNATCNFEDIPPDWIRRLPLAPDALVLTHLDEVRRVGRLYDWLVALACPVVCVSRGARVPDSLEAFSPAAFIEHLLRL; this is encoded by the coding sequence ATGAAACTGCATACGCTGACCGCTCCGAGCATTCAGGCCGCGCTGCTGGAGGCACGGCGTCGGTTCGGAGACGATGTGGTACTGCTGGAGTCCGTGCCGGCGCAGGGCGACCAGCCGGCCCGCGTCACCATCATGGTAGACGAACGGCAGGAAACGGAACGCCTGCCTTTCGGCTATGCCGGCACCAGTCGGCTGGCCCGCAGGGCGGGCGCCTCAGCGACCACGACCGATACGGCCGTCCTCACGGTCGAACGCGGCAACGGCGGCCCACCGCGTCCGTCCGGAAACCGTGCCCACCTGGACCGGCGCGGGCAACTCTTTCCGGCAGAAACGTCCGCCGCTTCCACCTCGGCATCGCCTGTTCCGGCCCACCTGGCCGATCAGCTCGAGCGCCTGCACCGGCGGCTGGAACGGCTCGAGCGGCAACTGGGCGGCGCCCTGGTGGGCGCCTCGCATCGCTGGCTGGGGCACCCGCTGGCCGGCGAGCTGCTGCGCCAGGGATTGCAACCTTCGACCGTGATCCGACTGTTCGACCGCCTGGTCGCGCAGGGCTTCGATCCCGAACAGCCCGACGAGCAGCTGCGCTGGGCTCTGGCCCGCGAAATGCGCCACCAACTGGCTCCGAGCACGCCGCGCCCGCTGCAGGGCCCCCAGGTCGTCATCGGTCCGGCCGGCGCCGGCAAGACCACACTCCTGCTCAAGCTGGCCCGGCATGCCGGCTTTTTCGGGCGGCGCATGACGGCCGTGCTCGTGCTCCTGCCCGAAGATGCCGACAGCCAGCCCTACCTCAGCCCCGTCGAACTCTACCGTCGTTTCGGACTTCCGGTGCAGACGGTCGCCACGCCGCAGGAAATGACGGCCGCGCTCCGGCGCGTGCAGGGCTTCGACCAGATCCTGATCGACACCCCCTCGCTGCCCCTGCAGGAAGCCCCGGCGCGGCGGCTGCTGCTGCACATGCGCCAGCTGTTGACGCCCGTTCTGCCGCTGCAGGTGCTGTTCTGCCTGAACGCCACCTGCAACTTCGAAGACATCCCGCCGGACTGGATCCGACGGCTGCCGCTGGCACCCGACGCACTCGTACTGACCCACCTGGACGAAGTACGTCGGGTCGGACGCCTCTATGACTGGCTGGTGGCGCTGGCCTGCCCGGTCGTCTGCGTCTCGCGCGGCGCCCGCGTGCCCGACAGCCTCGAAGCGTTCTCTCCGGCCGCCTTCATCGAACACCTGCTCCGGCTCTGA
- the flhA gene encoding flagellar biosynthesis protein FlhA — MANSVPATLTPNLFGGLARRFNTEALLASSIVLILFVMLVPLPPFLLDVLLATNITISLAILLTAFYAARPLEFAIFPGLLLLTTLFRLSLNVASTRLILSEGKAGALISAFGQFVVAGNYVVGAIIFIVLVVINFVVITKGSGRIAEVAARFTLDALPGKQMAIDADLNAGLIDEDEARKRREEIAREADFYGAMDGASKFVRGDAIAGLVITAVNIIGGFLIGVFQHGMSAAEAAQNFVLLSIGDGLVSQIPALLISTAAGIIVSRASGEANLAEEFKGQLFGRSYPLLITGSFLALLGLVPGLPLVPFWLLAGTTLLLGYQRRQFERREQEKPAQPEAQEPEQKPSEDPSELLMVDPLELEIGYGLIPLVDPNQHGDLLDRIKVLRQQLALELGIVIPPVRIRDNMALGANRYVIKIRGNPVAEGEVLPGYYLALLPEGLEETPPGLRTTDPTFGLPALWVAERNLPDAERMGLTVVEAPAVITTHLLEVLRKNAHLLLDRQEVKKLLDKVKETHPALIEELTPNLLSIGAIQKVLKRLLRERIPIRDLVSILEALADHATSTKNIDVLTEYVRHALAPTITRQFLSPDGAIYAFVLDPILERHLLQQAEAGELHPGTLGLEPRQSERFLKEAERLTKRLLSEGRPPVLLTSPVLRPVLYNFLAPSIPDLNVLSYNDLLPDTRVEVVDQLRLP; from the coding sequence ATGGCCAACTCCGTTCCGGCAACCCTCACCCCGAACCTGTTCGGCGGCTTGGCACGGCGCTTCAACACCGAAGCGCTGCTGGCCAGCAGCATCGTGCTCATCCTGTTCGTGATGCTGGTGCCGCTGCCGCCGTTTCTGCTGGATGTGCTGCTGGCCACTAACATCACGATCAGCCTGGCCATTCTGCTGACCGCTTTCTACGCGGCGCGACCGCTCGAATTTGCCATCTTCCCGGGCCTGCTGCTGCTGACCACGCTGTTCCGCCTTTCGCTCAACGTGGCCTCCACGCGGCTGATCCTGAGCGAGGGCAAAGCCGGCGCGCTGATCAGCGCCTTCGGCCAGTTCGTCGTGGCCGGCAACTACGTGGTGGGCGCCATCATCTTCATCGTGCTCGTGGTGATCAACTTCGTGGTGATCACCAAGGGTTCCGGACGCATCGCCGAGGTGGCCGCCCGCTTCACGCTGGACGCGCTGCCCGGCAAGCAGATGGCCATCGACGCCGACCTGAACGCGGGCCTGATCGACGAAGACGAAGCGCGCAAACGGCGCGAAGAAATCGCCCGCGAGGCCGACTTCTACGGCGCCATGGACGGCGCCAGCAAGTTCGTGCGGGGCGACGCCATCGCCGGCCTGGTCATCACGGCCGTCAACATCATCGGTGGATTCCTGATCGGCGTGTTTCAGCACGGCATGTCGGCCGCCGAAGCCGCACAGAACTTTGTGCTGCTTTCGATCGGCGACGGGCTGGTCTCGCAGATCCCGGCGCTGCTCATCTCCACGGCCGCCGGCATCATCGTCTCGCGCGCCAGCGGCGAGGCCAACCTGGCCGAAGAGTTCAAGGGCCAGCTCTTCGGCCGCTCCTATCCGCTGTTGATCACCGGGAGCTTTCTGGCGCTGCTGGGCCTGGTGCCCGGCCTGCCGCTCGTGCCGTTCTGGCTGCTGGCCGGTACCACGTTGCTGCTGGGCTACCAGCGCCGCCAGTTCGAGCGCCGCGAACAAGAAAAGCCTGCCCAGCCCGAAGCACAGGAGCCCGAACAAAAGCCCAGCGAAGACCCGAGCGAACTTCTCATGGTCGATCCGCTGGAGCTGGAGATCGGCTACGGTCTGATCCCGCTGGTCGATCCCAACCAGCACGGCGACCTGTTGGACCGCATCAAGGTGTTGCGCCAGCAACTGGCGCTGGAGCTGGGCATCGTCATCCCGCCGGTGCGCATCCGCGACAACATGGCGCTGGGTGCCAACCGATACGTCATCAAGATCCGGGGCAATCCGGTGGCCGAGGGCGAGGTGCTCCCCGGCTACTACCTGGCGCTGCTGCCCGAAGGGCTGGAAGAAACGCCCCCGGGGTTGCGCACGACGGACCCCACCTTCGGCCTGCCGGCGCTCTGGGTGGCCGAACGCAACCTGCCCGATGCCGAGCGCATGGGGCTGACCGTGGTCGAGGCACCGGCCGTCATCACCACGCACCTGCTCGAGGTGCTCCGCAAAAACGCCCATCTGCTGCTGGATCGCCAGGAAGTCAAAAAGCTGCTCGATAAAGTCAAAGAAACCCACCCGGCGCTGATCGAGGAGCTGACGCCGAATCTGCTCAGCATCGGCGCCATTCAGAAGGTGCTCAAGCGCCTGCTGCGCGAGCGCATTCCAATCCGTGATCTGGTCTCGATCCTGGAGGCGCTGGCCGATCACGCCACCAGCACGAAAAACATCGACGTGCTGACCGAATACGTGCGCCATGCGCTGGCGCCCACCATCACCCGGCAGTTCCTGTCGCCGGACGGCGCCATCTATGCCTTCGTGCTGGATCCCATATTGGAACGCCACTTGCTGCAACAGGCAGAAGCCGGGGAGTTGCATCCGGGCACGCTGGGCCTGGAGCCACGGCAGAGCGAGCGCTTCCTGAAGGAAGCGGAGCGATTGACCAAGCGGTTGCTGAGCGAAGGGCGGCCGCCGGTGCTGCTCACCTCGCCGGTGCTGCGCCCCGTGCTCTACAACTTCCTGGCCCCCTCGATCCCGGACCTGAACGTGCTTTCCTATAACGACCTGCTACCGGACACCCGCGTGGAAGTCGTCGATCAACTGCGGCTTCCGTGA
- a CDS encoding EscU/YscU/HrcU family type III secretion system export apparatus switch protein → MPDRDQKQFDPTPRRLQKAREEGNVFRSQETSAVLLLLGGLLTLALSLPYAYGLMRQFTARTLMSAPFYPLTSGSVIGALQEALMVLGRLLVPFFALLLVIAFGVNVWQTGWHPTLKPLLPKPERISPLRGLQRLFSSRGLFNVLKALLKIAIVGPIAFLVIYRHLPEILELHTHSLEAILQATGLWMLQLAAYTLGALLLLSAADFAYEKWKYRQDLKMTAQEVKDEHRETEGDPMVKSRRLKKARELARRRRLDHAVLRSDVVVTNPTHYAVALRYDPSEAPAPRVMAKGIRKRALRIRALALEHGIPVVEDPPLARALYHNVPEEQEIPEELYLAVATILAEIYRQRGQQPPGAGSR, encoded by the coding sequence ATGCCGGATCGCGATCAGAAGCAGTTCGATCCTACCCCGCGACGCCTCCAGAAGGCGCGGGAAGAAGGCAACGTCTTTCGCTCGCAGGAGACGAGCGCCGTCCTGCTGCTCCTGGGTGGCCTGCTCACACTCGCGCTGAGCCTGCCCTACGCCTACGGCCTGATGCGTCAGTTCACGGCGCGCACGCTGATGAGCGCTCCATTCTATCCGCTCACCTCCGGCTCCGTCATCGGCGCCCTCCAGGAAGCGCTCATGGTGCTGGGACGCCTGCTGGTGCCGTTCTTTGCGCTGCTGCTGGTGATCGCCTTCGGCGTCAACGTCTGGCAGACCGGCTGGCACCCTACGCTCAAACCGCTGCTTCCGAAGCCCGAGCGCATCAGCCCGCTGCGCGGCCTGCAACGTCTGTTTTCGTCACGCGGCCTGTTCAACGTGCTCAAGGCACTGCTGAAGATCGCCATCGTCGGCCCGATCGCCTTCCTGGTCATCTATCGGCATCTGCCCGAGATTCTTGAGCTGCACACCCATTCGCTGGAGGCGATTCTGCAGGCAACGGGTCTGTGGATGCTGCAGCTTGCGGCCTACACGCTCGGGGCACTTCTGCTGCTGTCGGCCGCCGACTTCGCCTACGAGAAATGGAAGTACCGGCAGGATCTGAAGATGACGGCGCAGGAGGTGAAGGACGAACACCGGGAGACCGAAGGCGATCCGATGGTCAAGAGCCGGCGCTTGAAGAAAGCCCGCGAGCTGGCCCGTCGGCGCCGGCTCGATCATGCCGTGCTGCGCTCCGACGTGGTGGTTACCAACCCGACGCACTATGCGGTCGCGTTGCGCTACGATCCATCTGAAGCGCCGGCACCGCGCGTCATGGCCAAAGGCATCCGCAAGCGGGCGCTGCGCATTCGAGCCTTGGCGCTGGAGCACGGCATTCCCGTCGTCGAAGATCCCCCCCTGGCAAGGGCTTTGTATCACAACGTGCCCGAAGAGCAGGAAATCCCGGAAGAGCTGTACCTGGCCGTCGCCACCATTCTGGCCGAGATCTACCGCCAGCGCGGCCAGCAACCTCCGGGTGCCGGTAGCCGCTAA
- the fliR gene encoding flagellar biosynthetic protein FliR: protein MPLLNPEYLLRVLLVFVRISGVLLAAPFFGQLSIPVRVRVLLAVLLAYSLSGLVPGPLPPHADQALGFIVAVALEALTGLLLGFAAHMIFWAVEMAGDLIGFQIGLHIAQVFNPLEGHAANPLGRLLSLAALMIFVLLDGHHVVLRALVESFRVVPLAGANLAASHPLLVRWVWDFLVLALRLAAPFMVTILLIDVALGIFARVVPQADLFSIALPLKLLVGLALALFYMRAFFPLMATLISNIDDELLRLLGAILPP, encoded by the coding sequence ATGCCCCTGCTGAACCCGGAATACCTGCTGCGCGTGCTGCTGGTGTTCGTGCGGATCAGCGGGGTGCTGCTGGCGGCCCCGTTTTTCGGCCAGCTCTCGATCCCGGTCCGCGTGCGCGTGTTGCTGGCCGTGCTGCTGGCCTACAGCCTGTCGGGTCTGGTGCCGGGCCCGCTGCCGCCCCACGCCGATCAGGCGCTCGGATTCATCGTGGCCGTTGCGCTGGAAGCATTGACCGGTCTGCTGCTGGGCTTTGCCGCGCACATGATCTTCTGGGCCGTCGAAATGGCCGGCGACCTGATCGGCTTCCAGATCGGGCTTCACATAGCCCAGGTCTTCAATCCGCTGGAGGGACACGCAGCCAACCCCCTGGGACGGCTGCTCTCGCTGGCTGCGCTGATGATCTTCGTGCTGCTGGACGGCCATCACGTGGTGCTGCGCGCCCTGGTCGAGTCGTTCCGCGTCGTCCCCCTGGCGGGTGCGAACCTCGCAGCCAGTCACCCGCTGCTGGTCCGATGGGTCTGGGATTTTCTGGTGCTGGCGCTGCGTCTGGCCGCGCCGTTCATGGTGACGATCCTGCTGATCGACGTGGCCCTGGGCATCTTTGCGCGCGTCGTCCCCCAGGCCGACCTGTTTTCCATTGCGCTGCCGCTCAAGCTGCTCGTCGGGCTGGCGCTGGCCCTGTTCTACATGCGGGCCTTTTTCCCGCTGATGGCCACATTGATCAGCAATATCGACGACGAGCTGCTCCGGCTGCTGGGCGCCATCCTGCCGCCCTGA
- the fliQ gene encoding flagellar biosynthesis protein FliQ: MTSEVALYWIQEALKTALLLVGPLLGVALIVGLIVSLLQAITSVQEMTLSYIPKILAVGFVLLLLAPWMLQMLTDFAVQVLQFIPNVSH; encoded by the coding sequence ATGACCAGCGAAGTCGCTCTGTACTGGATTCAGGAAGCGCTCAAAACCGCCCTGCTGCTGGTAGGGCCGCTGCTGGGCGTGGCACTGATCGTGGGCCTGATCGTGAGCCTGCTGCAGGCCATTACGTCGGTGCAGGAAATGACGCTCAGCTACATTCCCAAGATTCTGGCCGTGGGGTTCGTGTTGTTGTTGCTGGCGCCCTGGATGCTGCAGATGCTGACGGATTTTGCCGTGCAGGTGCTGCAGTTCATCCCGAACGTGTCGCACTGA
- the fliP gene encoding flagellar type III secretion system pore protein FliP (The bacterial flagellar biogenesis protein FliP forms a type III secretion system (T3SS)-type pore required for flagellar assembly.) yields the protein MRRKLSLLGLSLCLLLPGPALPALAQQTQTQQTTPQTPPASGSSTLLGPLPRIQLGENEDFALPLQLLLLLTILSLAPAIIILTTSFTRLVVIFSILRTALGLQQSPPTQVLIGLALFLTLFIMYPVFDQIHDEALRPYLDGEITQQVALERAAAPLRAFMLRQTREKDLMLFMDLARVEAFDRPEDVPFYILVPAFVISELRIAFQIGFMIFLPFLLVDLIVASVLMSMGMMMLPPVMISLPLKLLLFVLADGWYLVVESVVRGYLST from the coding sequence ATGCGTCGTAAGCTGTCGCTTCTGGGACTGTCGCTGTGCCTGCTGCTCCCGGGGCCTGCTCTGCCGGCCCTCGCCCAGCAGACGCAAACCCAGCAAACCACCCCGCAGACGCCCCCTGCATCCGGCAGCAGCACGCTGCTGGGCCCGCTCCCCCGCATTCAGCTCGGCGAGAACGAAGACTTCGCGCTGCCGCTGCAGCTGCTGCTGCTGCTCACCATCCTGTCGCTGGCTCCGGCCATCATCATCCTGACCACCAGTTTTACCCGACTGGTGGTCATCTTCAGCATCCTGCGGACGGCACTCGGCCTGCAACAATCCCCGCCCACGCAGGTGCTGATCGGGCTGGCGCTCTTTCTGACGCTGTTCATCATGTACCCGGTGTTCGATCAGATTCACGACGAGGCGCTGCGGCCCTATCTGGACGGCGAGATCACCCAGCAGGTGGCGCTCGAACGGGCCGCCGCGCCGCTGCGCGCTTTCATGCTGCGCCAGACCCGCGAAAAAGACCTGATGCTGTTCATGGACCTGGCCCGTGTCGAGGCCTTCGACCGGCCCGAAGACGTGCCCTTCTACATTCTGGTCCCGGCCTTCGTGATCAGCGAACTGCGCATCGCCTTCCAGATCGGCTTTATGATCTTTCTGCCCTTTCTGCTGGTGGACTTGATCGTCGCCAGCGTGCTGATGAGCATGGGCATGATGATGCTGCCGCCGGTCATGATCTCGCTGCCGCTCAAGCTGCTACTGTTCGTGCTGGCCGACGGCTGGTATCTCGTGGTAGAATCGGTCGTTCGTGGTTATCTCAGCACTTAA